Proteins from a genomic interval of Deinococcus ruber:
- a CDS encoding AAA family ATPase: MPEARFRHGLIVGKFAPLHAGHEYLIRTALAECERVSVWCYARPDFPEMPSPLRRGWLRQVFPAHLYPQLELLPDAPRPPLDSSPSEVHNAYVRGVLEGWNIHPDAVFTSEAYGEGFAAALGATHRLIDHERRHVPVSGTVIRADPHGQRRFLNPLVYAHFVRRVVILGAESTGKSTLTAALAQHFGTAGVREYGRDVYERENGLLSVDQFLEIALGQRALEQEALVSGQANHWLFCDTDAATTLMWSYLLCGAARPELHALADACRGRYAHTFVCDTGIEFEQDGWRSNKAVREVQQAHILQDLNTRSIAYTVLRGSVAERVAQVAAVLS; encoded by the coding sequence TTGCCTGAAGCCCGCTTCCGACACGGCCTGATCGTGGGCAAATTCGCGCCGCTGCACGCCGGACACGAATACCTGATTCGCACCGCGCTGGCCGAATGCGAGCGGGTCAGCGTGTGGTGTTATGCCCGCCCCGACTTCCCCGAGATGCCCTCACCGCTGCGGCGTGGCTGGCTGCGGCAGGTGTTTCCGGCCCATCTGTACCCGCAGCTGGAATTGCTGCCCGATGCCCCCAGGCCACCGCTCGACAGCTCTCCATCCGAGGTGCACAACGCCTACGTGCGCGGCGTGCTGGAAGGCTGGAACATTCACCCCGACGCGGTATTCACCTCCGAGGCCTATGGCGAAGGCTTTGCCGCCGCGCTCGGAGCGACCCACCGCCTGATTGACCACGAGCGCCGACATGTGCCGGTATCGGGGACGGTTATCCGGGCAGACCCGCACGGGCAACGGCGGTTTCTGAATCCGCTGGTGTACGCCCATTTTGTGCGGCGGGTGGTGATTCTGGGCGCGGAAAGCACCGGAAAGAGCACGCTGACGGCGGCACTGGCGCAGCATTTCGGCACGGCGGGCGTGCGCGAGTACGGGCGCGACGTGTACGAGCGCGAAAACGGCCTGCTGAGCGTGGATCAGTTTCTGGAAATCGCACTGGGGCAACGGGCGCTGGAACAAGAAGCGCTCGTGTCTGGGCAGGCGAACCACTGGCTGTTCTGCGACACCGACGCCGCCACGACCCTGATGTGGAGTTATCTGCTGTGCGGCGCGGCGCGGCCCGAACTGCACGCCCTGGCCGACGCCTGCCGGGGACGGTACGCACATACGTTCGTGTGCGATACGGGCATCGAATTCGAGCAGGACGGTTGGCGCAGCAACAAGGCCGTGCGCGAGGTGCAGCAGGCCCACATTCTGCAAGACCTGAACACGCGGAGCATTGCCTACACGGTGCTGCGCGGCAGTGTGGCCGAGCGGGTGGCACAGGTGGCGGCAGTACTGAGCTGA
- a CDS encoding nicotinate phosphoribosyltransferase, with the protein MTTLNDANIILDTDSYKSSHFLQYPPHTTRLFSYLESRGGKYPATRFFGLQYILKRYLSVRVTADMVDEARDLIEAHGEPFPYDGWMRVVTAHGGRLPLEVRAVPEGTLVPNHNVLMSVTNTDPELPWLVGWFETMLMRVWYPTTVATQSYYLKQIIREALEQTSDRAAEELPFKLHDFGSRGVSSRESAGLGGLAHLTNFMGSDTLEALRTGRNYYGAEVAGFSIPAAEHSTITSWGKEHEVEAYRNLVNTFAKPGAVFAVVSDSYDLKYAINVHWGETLRPLIEASGATLVVRPDSGEPAAMVRLAVRALDAKFGSELNSKGFKVLRHVRVIQGDGIDEESIREILQTVIGDGFSAENVGFGMGGALLQQVNRDTQRFAYKASAGLIDGEYRGIYKDPVTDPGKRSKDGVLDLVMENGRYVTRAYKTFDTDFPGSLMRTVYRDGELLVDETLEEVRGRV; encoded by the coding sequence ATGACCACCCTGAACGATGCCAATATCATTCTCGACACCGACAGCTACAAATCGAGCCACTTCCTTCAGTACCCGCCGCACACCACCCGGCTGTTTTCCTACCTGGAAAGCCGGGGCGGCAAGTACCCGGCCACCCGCTTCTTCGGGCTGCAATACATTCTGAAGCGGTATCTGAGCGTGCGCGTGACTGCCGACATGGTGGATGAAGCCCGCGACCTGATCGAAGCACACGGCGAACCGTTTCCGTATGACGGCTGGATGCGGGTGGTGACGGCGCACGGCGGGCGGCTGCCGCTGGAGGTGCGGGCGGTGCCGGAAGGAACGCTGGTGCCCAACCACAACGTTCTGATGAGCGTGACCAACACCGACCCGGAGTTGCCGTGGCTGGTGGGCTGGTTCGAAACGATGCTGATGCGGGTCTGGTATCCGACGACGGTTGCAACACAGAGCTATTACCTGAAGCAGATCATCCGCGAGGCGCTGGAGCAGACGAGCGACCGCGCCGCCGAGGAACTGCCTTTCAAGCTGCACGACTTCGGCAGCCGGGGCGTCAGCAGCCGCGAGAGCGCGGGCCTGGGCGGGCTGGCCCACCTGACCAACTTCATGGGCAGCGACACGCTCGAAGCGCTGCGAACCGGGCGCAACTACTACGGCGCAGAGGTCGCGGGCTTCAGCATTCCCGCCGCCGAACACAGCACCATCACGAGTTGGGGCAAGGAACACGAAGTCGAGGCGTACCGCAATCTGGTGAACACCTTCGCCAAGCCGGGAGCCGTGTTTGCCGTGGTCAGCGACAGCTACGACCTCAAATACGCCATCAACGTCCACTGGGGCGAGACGCTGCGCCCGCTGATCGAAGCGAGCGGCGCGACTCTGGTGGTGCGGCCCGACAGTGGCGAACCCGCCGCGATGGTGCGCCTCGCCGTGCGTGCCCTCGACGCCAAATTCGGGAGCGAGCTGAACAGCAAGGGCTTCAAGGTGCTGCGGCATGTGCGCGTGATTCAGGGCGACGGCATCGACGAAGAAAGCATCCGCGAGATTTTGCAGACCGTGATCGGTGACGGCTTTTCTGCCGAGAACGTGGGCTTTGGCATGGGCGGAGCGCTGCTGCAACAGGTCAACCGCGACACGCAGCGCTTTGCGTACAAGGCCAGCGCGGGTCTGATCGACGGTGAGTACCGGGGCATCTACAAAGACCCCGTGACCGACCCCGGCAAGCGCAGCAAAGACGGCGTGCTGGATTTGGTGATGGAGAACGGGCGGTACGTAACTCGGGCTTACAAGACCTTCGACACCGATTTCCCCGGCAGCCTGATGAGGACGGTGTACCGCGACGGCGAACTGCTGGTGGATGAGACATTGGAAGAGGTGAGGGGGCGGGTGTGA
- a CDS encoding NADAR family protein, which produces MTPILFYATDQPYGEFSNFSRHPVEVEGLLWPTSEHYFQAQKFAGTPHAEEVRQQPTPMLAAQMGRRRDLPFRTDWDAVKDDVMRAALHAKFTQHAALRTLLLGTGDAELVEHTRNDAYWADGGDGSGRNRLGQLLMELRAYLRGD; this is translated from the coding sequence ATGACCCCCATCCTCTTCTACGCCACCGATCAGCCTTACGGCGAGTTCAGCAATTTCAGCCGCCACCCTGTCGAGGTGGAAGGTCTGCTCTGGCCCACCTCCGAACACTATTTCCAGGCGCAGAAATTCGCGGGCACGCCACACGCCGAGGAAGTGCGCCAGCAGCCCACGCCGATGCTCGCCGCCCAGATGGGCCGCAGGCGTGATCTCCCCTTCCGCACCGACTGGGACGCGGTGAAAGACGACGTGATGCGGGCGGCGCTGCACGCCAAGTTCACCCAGCATGCAGCGCTCCGCACGCTGCTGCTCGGCACAGGCGACGCCGAACTCGTCGAACACACCCGCAACGATGCCTACTGGGCCGACGGCGGCGACGGCAGCGGGCGCAATCGCCTGGGCCAACTGCTGATGGAACTGCGGGCATACCTCCGAGGAGACTGA
- a CDS encoding bifunctional nicotinamide-nucleotide adenylyltransferase/Nudix hydroxylase, translating into MDDSIPAVPSRHRKRTFGVYIGRFEPPQLAHLAVMQEALNEVQKLIVVIGSARAARNVKNPFTAEERQEVITDMLREVGIRPSRLLFVHVRDYFYNENLWLSEVQRGVTAFTRGSSDVALIGHLKDDSSYYLRSFPAWEFLPTHVVSPLSATQVRRAYFEGDSAGVSAMVPPAVGQFLTRFQSGPDYAALRQEYDYLKEYRAAWATSPFPPVFVTTDAVLTRSGHVLLVRRAGQPGHGRLAMPGGFLNVNETLLTSCIGKVQEETGLNPAIALAGSLRAQAVFDYPDRSLRGRTITHAFHFDLGLGQLPALRPGPSNADAFWMPLSEALSQPEAFFEDHHAIIEHFVLKG; encoded by the coding sequence GTGGACGACAGTATTCCGGCAGTTCCCTCGCGCCACCGCAAGCGCACCTTCGGGGTGTATATCGGACGCTTCGAGCCGCCGCAGCTGGCCCATCTGGCGGTCATGCAGGAGGCGCTGAACGAGGTGCAGAAGCTGATCGTGGTGATCGGCTCGGCGCGGGCCGCCCGCAACGTCAAGAATCCGTTTACCGCCGAGGAGCGTCAGGAGGTCATCACCGACATGCTGCGGGAGGTGGGGATTCGGCCCAGCCGCCTGCTGTTCGTGCATGTGCGCGACTACTTCTACAACGAGAACCTGTGGCTGAGTGAGGTGCAGCGCGGCGTGACGGCCTTTACACGCGGCAGCAGCGACGTGGCATTGATCGGGCATCTGAAGGACGACAGCAGCTATTATCTGCGCTCGTTTCCCGCCTGGGAATTCCTGCCGACGCACGTGGTCAGCCCGCTGTCGGCCACCCAGGTGCGCCGCGCCTATTTCGAGGGCGACAGCGCTGGCGTCAGCGCGATGGTGCCGCCCGCCGTGGGGCAGTTTCTGACGCGCTTTCAGTCGGGGCCAGACTACGCGGCGCTGCGCCAGGAATACGACTATCTGAAGGAATACCGCGCTGCCTGGGCCACCTCGCCGTTTCCCCCGGTGTTCGTGACCACCGACGCCGTGCTGACGCGCAGCGGTCATGTGCTGCTGGTGCGCCGCGCCGGGCAGCCGGGACACGGGCGACTCGCCATGCCGGGCGGCTTTCTGAACGTGAACGAAACGCTGCTGACCTCGTGTATCGGCAAGGTGCAGGAGGAAACCGGACTGAATCCGGCGATTGCCCTGGCGGGGAGCCTGCGTGCTCAGGCCGTCTTCGACTATCCCGACCGCTCGCTGCGGGGCCGCACCATCACCCACGCCTTTCATTTCGATCTGGGACTGGGCCAGTTGCCCGCCCTGCGCCCCGGCCCCAGCAACGCCGACGCTTTCTGGATGCCGCTGAGCGAGGCGCTATCGCAGCCGGAAGCGTTCTTTGAAGACCACCACGCGATCATCGAACATTTCGTGCTGAAGGGATAG
- the acs gene encoding acetate--CoA ligase, which yields MSDSIDHVLQEEHLVAPSPEFAQRATLHAEDYQQMYRESLDDPEAFWGRVAGELHWHTPWTQVLDWQEPHAQWFVGGKTNIAHNALDRNVQRGLGDKRAIIWEGEDGEIRTFTYSQLLDDVQRAANVLTSLGVVAGDRVTLYLPMIPEAVIAMLACARIGAIHSVVFGGFSVNALADRIGNAESKLLITADASYRRGAVVPLKDNADAAAQKAGVLEKMLVVRRTGSAVQMQDGRDVWWHEAMQDAGTEHEAAALDSEHPLFVLYTSGSTGKPKGVVHTTGGYMAATYLTMGAVFDLKDDDLFWCTADVGWVTGHSYIVYGPLLNGASVLMYEGAPNQPDWGRYWDMIERHKVSILYTAPTAIRSFMRAGDEFPNRFDLSSLRLLGSVGEPINPEAWRWYWRVIGGERCPVIDTWWQTETGSIMLTTLPGAFPAKPGSAGLPMFGVDAAIMNMQGEELEANEGGYLVIRRPWPSMLRTVYGDDDRYRKTYWGEIPHVYFAGDGARRDADGYFTVVGRVDDVLNVSGHRLGTMEIESALVSHPSVAEAAVVGKPDAVKGESVVAFVLTQSGHTVDPAELRKHVTREIGALARPDAIYIADALPKTRSGKIMRRFLRQVAAGQEISGDTSTLEDPAVLERLAATPVQ from the coding sequence ATGTCCGATTCAATCGATCACGTGTTGCAGGAAGAACATCTCGTCGCGCCCAGCCCCGAATTCGCCCAGCGAGCCACGCTGCATGCCGAGGACTATCAGCAGATGTACCGCGAGAGCCTGGACGACCCGGAGGCCTTCTGGGGCCGGGTGGCCGGGGAGCTGCACTGGCACACGCCCTGGACACAGGTGCTCGACTGGCAGGAGCCGCACGCGCAGTGGTTCGTGGGCGGAAAGACCAACATCGCCCACAACGCCCTCGACCGCAACGTACAGCGCGGGCTGGGCGACAAGCGGGCCATCATCTGGGAAGGCGAAGACGGCGAAATCCGCACCTTCACGTATTCGCAGCTGCTGGACGACGTGCAGCGGGCCGCCAACGTCCTGACCTCGCTGGGTGTGGTGGCGGGCGACCGCGTGACGCTGTATCTGCCGATGATTCCTGAAGCGGTGATCGCCATGCTGGCGTGTGCGCGGATCGGGGCCATCCATAGCGTGGTATTCGGCGGATTCTCGGTGAATGCGCTGGCCGACCGCATCGGTAATGCCGAGAGCAAGCTGCTGATTACCGCCGACGCCAGCTACCGCCGGGGCGCGGTGGTGCCGCTGAAAGACAATGCCGACGCCGCCGCGCAGAAGGCCGGAGTGCTGGAGAAGATGCTGGTGGTGCGCCGGACGGGCAGCGCCGTACAGATGCAGGACGGGCGCGACGTGTGGTGGCACGAGGCTATGCAGGACGCCGGCACCGAGCACGAGGCCGCCGCGCTGGACAGCGAGCACCCGCTGTTCGTGCTGTACACCAGCGGCAGCACCGGCAAGCCCAAGGGCGTGGTACACACCACCGGCGGCTACATGGCGGCCACCTACCTGACGATGGGCGCAGTCTTCGATCTGAAAGACGACGACCTGTTCTGGTGTACCGCCGATGTGGGCTGGGTCACGGGGCACAGCTACATCGTGTATGGGCCGCTGCTGAACGGCGCGAGCGTGCTGATGTATGAGGGCGCACCCAACCAGCCCGACTGGGGCCGCTACTGGGACATGATCGAGCGCCACAAGGTCAGCATCCTGTACACCGCACCCACCGCCATCCGCAGCTTCATGCGGGCGGGCGACGAGTTCCCGAACCGTTTTGACCTGAGCAGCCTGCGCCTGCTGGGATCGGTGGGCGAGCCGATCAACCCCGAGGCGTGGCGCTGGTACTGGCGCGTCATCGGCGGCGAGCGCTGCCCGGTGATTGATACCTGGTGGCAGACCGAGACGGGCAGCATCATGCTGACCACGCTGCCGGGGGCGTTTCCCGCCAAGCCCGGCAGCGCGGGCCTGCCGATGTTCGGCGTCGATGCCGCCATCATGAATATGCAGGGCGAAGAGCTGGAGGCGAACGAGGGCGGCTATCTGGTGATCCGGCGACCGTGGCCCAGCATGCTCCGCACGGTCTACGGCGACGACGACCGCTACCGCAAGACCTACTGGGGCGAGATTCCCCACGTGTACTTTGCGGGCGACGGCGCACGCCGAGACGCCGACGGGTACTTCACGGTGGTCGGGCGGGTCGATGACGTGCTGAACGTGTCGGGGCACCGCCTGGGCACGATGGAGATCGAATCGGCGCTGGTGAGCCATCCGAGTGTGGCCGAGGCCGCCGTGGTGGGCAAGCCCGACGCCGTGAAGGGTGAAAGCGTGGTGGCCTTCGTGCTGACGCAGTCGGGGCACACGGTTGACCCCGCCGAACTGCGAAAGCACGTGACCCGCGAAATCGGCGCACTGGCGAGGCCCGACGCCATCTATATCGCCGACGCCCTGCCCAAGACCCGAAGCGGCAAGATCATGCGGCGCTTTCTGCGGCAGGTGGCGGCGGGGCAGGAGATCAGCGGCGACACCAGCACGCTGGAAGACCCGGCAGTGCTGGAACGGCTGGCCGCGACGCCAGTGCAGTAG
- a CDS encoding ADP-ribosylglycohydrolase family protein — translation MPTPNQISGVLYGAAYGDALAAPTEFLRDLTQIRTRFAPNGPTTLHRGLVTDDTQMMLAVARALLDTPGPTPQTAEGPLRREFGAWLHDPENNRAPGITCLNACRGLEQGRRWQEATVRGSKGCGANMRVQPAAFIRGAAQRAAYAQFQAALTHGHPTGLAAADLTAQAIRLLLDGAAPAGLPAALTDYAHAQREVYHEDWLGDLWRVYGAASPAAYIAEGWDECLGVLERLTRALTTGIPADADPCDFTGEGWIAEEAFATGLLCFLLTPENPRESLRRAAVTRGDSDSLACLAGSFAGAHLGLDAFPAEWKEQIEYAGELERLCRAFADFDKENA, via the coding sequence ATGCCCACCCCCAACCAGATTTCCGGCGTGCTGTACGGCGCTGCTTACGGCGACGCGCTGGCTGCCCCCACCGAATTTCTCCGCGACCTGACGCAGATTCGCACCCGCTTTGCCCCAAACGGCCCGACCACCCTGCACCGGGGCCTCGTGACCGACGACACCCAGATGATGTTGGCGGTTGCCCGCGCCCTGCTGGACACGCCCGGCCCGACGCCGCAGACCGCTGAAGGCCCGCTGCGCCGCGAATTTGGCGCGTGGCTGCACGACCCCGAAAACAACCGCGCCCCCGGCATCACGTGCCTGAATGCCTGCCGGGGGCTGGAGCAGGGCAGGCGCTGGCAGGAAGCGACGGTACGCGGCAGCAAGGGCTGCGGAGCGAACATGCGCGTGCAGCCTGCCGCCTTCATCCGGGGTGCAGCGCAGCGGGCCGCCTATGCCCAGTTTCAGGCTGCCCTGACGCACGGACACCCCACCGGACTCGCCGCCGCCGATCTGACCGCCCAGGCGATTCGGCTGCTGCTGGACGGAGCCGCGCCCGCCGGGTTGCCCGCCGCCCTGACCGACTACGCCCACGCGCAGCGCGAGGTGTACCACGAGGACTGGCTGGGCGATCTGTGGCGTGTGTACGGCGCAGCGAGTCCGGCGGCCTACATCGCGGAGGGCTGGGATGAGTGCCTGGGTGTGCTGGAACGCCTGACACGTGCACTGACAACAGGCATTCCCGCCGACGCCGACCCCTGCGACTTCACGGGCGAGGGCTGGATTGCCGAGGAAGCCTTTGCCACCGGGCTGCTGTGCTTTCTGCTGACGCCGGAAAACCCGCGTGAAAGCCTGCGCCGCGCCGCTGTGACCCGGGGCGACAGTGACAGCCTCGCGTGTCTGGCGGGAAGTTTTGCCGGAGCGCATCTGGGCCTGGACGCGTTTCCCGCCGAGTGGAAGGAGCAGATCGAATACGCGGGCGAACTGGAACGCCTGTGCCGCGCCTTTGCCGATTTTGACAAGGAGAATGCATGA
- a CDS encoding SEL1-like repeat protein, whose translation MRTSYQAVILSVLLLGQASAQTDSATAPAPIIQSAPPQTAASPTTPPAASTPFQARAAADPGVAAYNRADYAAALAAFTPRAQAGDAAAQFYLGRMAMMGQGGKEDYAQAKTWCQQAADQHSPDALYCLGRLLLYGLGTDKDAVQGNALMKAAAEGGSYYGQDFLGYQYETGESLDQNAVQAAAWYQKASDQGYPTAFVDLARLYEHGDGVRQDFSRALALYRQAADQNDAEGQTGLGYLYESGQGVKQDSAQAAEWYRRAADQGDAQGQLRLGYLYESGQGVKQDFAQAAEWYRRAADQGDTQGQVSLGVLYENGQGVKQDYAQAASLYHQAADQGYARGLNYLGDLYRAGLGVPKDATRAAELYRKAADQGDPRGQTNLGLMYENGQGVAQDDLQAANLYRKAAERGDSTAQVYLGDFFRGGIGVKQDAKQAAEWYRLAAEQGDARGQDRLGQLYSDGVGVGQDYKQALSWYQKAADQTYAPAQFDLGLTYANGEGVPRDLKRAVTFYRLAANQGYARAQNALGNAYYFGDGVATDNAQAYAWYKKAADQGYSRAQNALGYLYESGQGTKKDVAQAAGLYRKAADQGYAVAQVNLGDLYRSGSGVARNAGQAAAWYRRAADQGNARGQDSLGTLYERGEGVAKDLKQAAAWYRKAAAQENAAAQTHLGQLYQSGRGVTKDLKQALALYQKAAAQNYAPAQTSLGLLYKTGTGVAKSLSQATSWFRKAAAQGDAAAQAELKKLGN comes from the coding sequence ATGCGAACCTCGTATCAAGCCGTCATTCTCAGCGTCCTGCTTCTCGGTCAGGCCAGCGCTCAGACAGATTCCGCCACGGCTCCTGCGCCGATCATTCAGAGTGCGCCGCCTCAGACCGCCGCGTCTCCAACCACGCCCCCTGCGGCCAGCACGCCGTTTCAGGCCCGCGCCGCTGCCGATCCTGGCGTGGCGGCCTACAACCGTGCCGACTACGCGGCGGCTCTGGCAGCCTTCACGCCCCGTGCCCAGGCGGGCGACGCGGCGGCGCAGTTCTATCTGGGCCGCATGGCGATGATGGGCCAGGGCGGCAAAGAGGACTACGCGCAGGCAAAAACGTGGTGCCAGCAGGCCGCCGACCAACACAGTCCAGACGCGCTGTACTGCCTGGGTCGCCTGCTGCTGTACGGGCTGGGCACCGACAAAGACGCGGTGCAGGGCAACGCGCTGATGAAGGCGGCTGCCGAGGGCGGCTCGTACTACGGGCAGGATTTCCTGGGCTACCAGTACGAAACGGGCGAAAGCCTCGATCAGAACGCGGTACAGGCCGCTGCGTGGTATCAGAAGGCCAGCGACCAGGGCTACCCCACCGCCTTCGTCGATCTGGCCCGGCTGTATGAACACGGCGACGGCGTTCGCCAGGACTTCAGCCGGGCGCTGGCCCTCTACCGCCAGGCTGCCGACCAGAACGACGCCGAGGGGCAGACCGGGCTGGGCTACCTGTACGAGTCGGGCCAGGGTGTGAAGCAGGACTCCGCGCAGGCCGCCGAGTGGTATCGCAGGGCCGCCGACCAGGGCGACGCGCAGGGTCAGCTCCGGCTGGGCTACCTGTACGAGTCGGGCCAGGGCGTGAAGCAGGACTTCGCGCAGGCCGCCGAGTGGTATCGCAGGGCCGCCGATCAGGGCGACACACAGGGTCAGGTGTCGCTGGGCGTGCTGTATGAAAACGGGCAGGGCGTGAAGCAGGATTACGCGCAGGCGGCCAGCCTCTATCATCAGGCAGCTGACCAGGGGTATGCGCGTGGCCTGAACTATCTGGGCGACCTGTACCGTGCCGGACTGGGTGTGCCCAAGGATGCCACCCGCGCCGCCGAGCTGTACCGCAAGGCTGCCGACCAGGGCGACCCCCGGGGGCAGACCAACCTGGGCCTGATGTACGAGAACGGGCAGGGCGTCGCCCAAGACGATCTTCAGGCCGCCAACCTGTACCGCAAGGCCGCCGAACGGGGCGATTCCACCGCGCAGGTATATCTGGGCGACTTCTTTCGGGGGGGCATCGGGGTCAAGCAGGACGCCAAGCAGGCCGCCGAGTGGTATCGGCTGGCTGCCGAGCAGGGCGATGCACGCGGCCAGGATCGGCTGGGCCAACTGTATTCCGACGGTGTGGGTGTAGGTCAGGATTACAAGCAGGCGCTGAGCTGGTATCAGAAGGCCGCCGACCAGACCTATGCGCCTGCCCAGTTCGACCTGGGGCTCACCTACGCCAACGGCGAGGGCGTGCCCCGCGACCTGAAACGGGCCGTGACCTTCTACCGTCTGGCAGCCAACCAGGGCTATGCCCGCGCCCAGAATGCCCTGGGAAACGCCTACTACTTCGGAGACGGCGTGGCAACAGACAACGCTCAGGCCTACGCGTGGTACAAAAAGGCCGCCGACCAGGGCTACTCACGCGCCCAGAATGCGCTGGGGTACCTGTACGAATCGGGGCAGGGCACAAAGAAAGACGTGGCGCAGGCCGCCGGGCTGTACCGCAAGGCTGCCGACCAGGGCTACGCGGTAGCGCAGGTGAATCTGGGCGACCTATACCGCAGCGGGTCGGGCGTTGCCAGGAACGCCGGGCAGGCTGCCGCGTGGTATCGCAGGGCCGCCGACCAGGGCAACGCCCGGGGCCAGGACAGCCTGGGTACCCTGTACGAGCGCGGCGAGGGCGTCGCCAAAGATCTGAAACAGGCCGCCGCGTGGTATCGCAAGGCCGCCGCCCAGGAAAACGCCGCTGCCCAGACGCACCTGGGGCAGCTTTATCAGAGCGGACGGGGCGTGACCAAAGACCTGAAGCAGGCGCTCGCCCTGTATCAGAAGGCCGCCGCCCAGAACTACGCGCCCGCCCAGACCAGTCTCGGCCTGCTCTATAAAACCGGAACCGGCGTGGCCAAGAGCCTGAGTCAGGCGACTTCATGGTTTCGCAAGGCTGCCGCTCAGGGAGACGCTGCCGCTCAGGCCGAGCTGAAGAAACTCGGGAACTGA
- a CDS encoding nicotinamide mononucleotide transporter family protein — MADFLASLPSWLLDLSGAVCVLVSLWFLFAKRRAYWHWSNASLLPYFLLFLAGSQWMLAGLQVCYLIFGLHGLYLWMLEERRDRGELKFNETLWYGVTWVASLLIFGFTVAVTDFSAGWNWVQFVVVVLQLVANFGTTRRWAWSWPVWIASNAVGAVYYWHTQYWALCALQFVLAAMSVYGWRRWQHDERQVVALA, encoded by the coding sequence GTGGCTGATTTCCTGGCTTCCCTGCCTTCCTGGCTGCTCGACCTTTCCGGCGCGGTCTGCGTGCTGGTGTCGCTGTGGTTCCTATTCGCCAAACGCCGCGCCTACTGGCACTGGAGCAACGCCTCGTTGCTGCCGTATTTCCTGCTGTTTCTGGCGGGCAGCCAGTGGATGCTGGCGGGCCTCCAGGTCTGTTACCTGATCTTCGGGCTGCACGGTCTGTACCTCTGGATGCTGGAAGAACGCCGCGACCGGGGCGAACTGAAGTTCAACGAAACCCTGTGGTACGGCGTCACCTGGGTCGCCAGCCTGCTTATTTTCGGGTTTACCGTCGCCGTCACCGATTTTTCGGCGGGCTGGAACTGGGTGCAGTTCGTGGTTGTGGTGCTGCAACTCGTCGCCAATTTCGGTACGACCCGGCGCTGGGCGTGGTCGTGGCCGGTCTGGATCGCCTCGAATGCAGTGGGCGCAGTGTATTACTGGCATACGCAGTACTGGGCGCTGTGTGCGCTTCAGTTCGTGCTGGCGGCCATGAGCGTGTACGGCTGGCGGCGCTGGCAGCACGATGAGCGGCAGGTGGTGGCCCTTGCCTGA
- a CDS encoding cyclin-dependent kinase inhibitor 3 family protein: MTVLTSISNPIRFDVIETPLWPGRLGLTIAPGKQGSIYGRTHHRDLKADLTALRAQGADELVNLMEDDEQARWQMQGYDEAAHGAGLSVRRYPIPDVNIPGDPASFRALVEEVYTDLSAGKTVVVHCLGGLGRSGTLAACLLIRAGMEPEQAIKHVRHYRKGAIEGQQPGFVRNFSV, from the coding sequence ATGACCGTCCTGACCAGCATCAGCAACCCTATCCGCTTCGATGTGATCGAAACGCCGCTGTGGCCCGGACGCCTGGGCCTGACCATCGCCCCCGGCAAACAGGGGAGCATCTACGGCAGAACGCACCACCGCGACCTGAAAGCCGACCTGACCGCGCTGCGGGCGCAGGGAGCCGATGAACTCGTCAACCTGATGGAAGACGACGAACAGGCACGCTGGCAGATGCAGGGCTACGACGAAGCCGCGCATGGGGCCGGACTGAGCGTGCGCCGCTACCCCATTCCCGATGTGAACATTCCGGGCGACCCGGCAAGTTTCCGCGCCCTGGTGGAAGAGGTGTACACCGACCTGAGCGCCGGAAAGACGGTGGTGGTGCACTGCCTGGGTGGGCTGGGCAGAAGCGGCACCCTGGCTGCCTGCCTGCTGATCCGGGCGGGGATGGAGCCTGAACAGGCCATCAAGCATGTTCGGCACTACCGCAAAGGAGCCATCGAAGGGCAGCAACCGGGCTTCGTGCGGAACTTTAGCGTCTAG